One genomic segment of Desulfocapsa sulfexigens DSM 10523 includes these proteins:
- a CDS encoding damage-control phosphatase ARMT1 family protein gives MKTAFECMACYLRQTLQVARVSTSDTVLQLTALRQVAKLISQMDMEQTPPENSIPVYRTIAEITGCADPYLEIKKQSNRQALALLPECERQIGAATDPLATALRFAIGGNIIDYGAMHSFDVDAVMARCLKAPFAIDHCEQFLNRARGLARGSRVLYLADNSGEIVYDSLVVSELAAMGLDVTVVVKSGPIINDALLADAKSCGMDKIARVVENGTSCPGTPLESCSPELLQAFKAADLIISKGQGNFETLSEAEAEIFFLLTVKCSVVGAHLAEISNTAPDELSGSGELALFHYIGNQKNG, from the coding sequence GTGAAGACTGCCTTTGAATGCATGGCCTGCTATCTGCGCCAAACCTTACAGGTTGCGCGGGTTTCCACCAGTGATACGGTTTTGCAGTTAACTGCCCTGCGGCAGGTGGCCAAGCTTATTTCACAGATGGATATGGAGCAGACTCCTCCTGAAAATTCGATTCCCGTGTACAGAACCATTGCGGAAATAACCGGTTGTGCCGATCCCTATCTTGAGATAAAAAAGCAATCTAACCGGCAGGCACTTGCTCTTTTACCCGAGTGTGAAAGACAGATTGGTGCAGCCACGGACCCACTGGCCACCGCTTTGCGGTTTGCAATCGGTGGTAATATTATCGATTATGGTGCCATGCACAGTTTTGATGTGGATGCGGTCATGGCACGTTGCCTGAAAGCACCCTTTGCCATCGATCATTGTGAGCAATTCCTCAACAGGGCACGGGGGCTGGCAAGGGGTTCTAGGGTGCTTTATCTGGCTGATAACTCTGGTGAAATCGTGTATGATTCTCTGGTGGTCAGTGAGCTTGCTGCCATGGGACTTGATGTGACCGTGGTTGTGAAGAGCGGCCCTATTATAAATGATGCCCTGCTTGCTGATGCGAAATCCTGCGGGATGGACAAAATTGCCCGTGTTGTTGAAAACGGGACGAGTTGTCCCGGAACCCCCCTGGAAAGCTGTTCCCCAGAACTGCTGCAGGCCTTTAAAGCTGCTGATCTGATTATATCGAAGGGGCAGGGGAATTTTGAAACCCTTTCCGAGGCAGAAGCCGAAATATTTTTTCTTCTTACTGTGAAGTGCTCGGTTGTGGGTGCCCATCTTGCCGAGATAAGTAATACTGCCCCAGATGAGCTCTCAGGATCTGGGGAACTTGCGCTGTTTCATTATATTGGAAATCAAAAGAATGGATAG
- the hisB gene encoding imidazoleglycerol-phosphate dehydratase HisB — protein MGGEKKRQGSIQRKTRETDIDLSLVIDGSGTTEIECGVPFLNHMLTLLGVHGFFDLTVNASGDTDVDDHHTVEDLGICLGQAFSEALGDKSGIARYGCSYLPMDETLVRVVVDISNRPYIHYNAPVPDQKLGTFDTALAQEFMRAFAQHAGVTLHIDLIHGTNSHHIIEAVFKALARAMSQATIKLDTLTGSLSSKGVL, from the coding sequence ATGGGTGGGGAAAAAAAGAGACAGGGATCAATTCAGCGTAAGACCAGAGAGACTGACATTGATCTGAGCCTTGTCATTGACGGTAGTGGTACAACTGAAATCGAGTGCGGTGTCCCTTTTCTCAATCATATGCTGACTCTGCTAGGAGTCCATGGCTTTTTTGATTTAACTGTCAATGCCAGTGGGGACACCGATGTTGACGACCATCATACTGTTGAAGACCTCGGAATCTGTTTAGGGCAGGCATTTTCTGAAGCTCTGGGAGACAAAAGTGGTATCGCACGTTATGGCTGTTCGTATCTGCCTATGGATGAGACACTTGTCCGGGTTGTTGTGGATATTTCTAACCGTCCTTACATTCACTACAATGCACCCGTTCCTGATCAAAAATTGGGAACCTTCGATACCGCCCTCGCTCAGGAGTTTATGAGAGCATTTGCCCAGCACGCTGGCGTCACCCTTCACATTGATCTTATTCATGGCACTAACAGTCATCATATAATAGAAGCTGTTTTTAAGGCGCTTGCCCGAGCAATGTCTCAGGCTACCATAAAACTGGATACTCTCACTGGAAGTTTGTCCTCCAAGGGTGTACTCTAA
- a CDS encoding phosphate/phosphite/phosphonate ABC transporter substrate-binding protein, translating to MINVLFKTTLFCFFTLLFLTSSVRYSSAEIKVGVLAKRGPSRAMAQWAQTGNYLTDVLGEQVVIIPIKFTLIESMVKTGRIDFLFANSAFFVEMEKKYQARAITTVINSLDNKPLDKFGGVIFTRKGSGIKKLEDIRGKRFMTVKFSSFGGGQMAWRLLLKNNIDPQKETAAFLEAGTHDLVVRAVESGRVDVGTVRTDTLERMQSEGKIQINEFHIIHPIADDFPFVRSTRLYPEWPMAAMAHTTTELSDRVAAALQKIQPDSPAARAASIMGWTAPSDYSSVRDCLETIKYSIFVP from the coding sequence ATGATTAACGTTCTATTCAAAACAACCCTCTTCTGCTTCTTCACCCTTCTTTTCCTTACCAGTTCTGTGAGATACTCCAGTGCCGAAATCAAAGTAGGGGTACTCGCAAAACGGGGACCCAGCAGGGCGATGGCACAATGGGCACAGACAGGAAACTACTTGACGGACGTACTCGGCGAACAGGTTGTTATTATACCGATAAAATTCACATTAATCGAATCAATGGTCAAAACTGGTCGCATAGACTTTCTCTTTGCCAACTCAGCCTTTTTCGTTGAAATGGAGAAGAAATATCAGGCACGGGCCATAACAACCGTAATCAATTCCCTGGACAACAAGCCCCTGGATAAATTTGGTGGAGTTATTTTTACCAGAAAAGGGAGTGGTATCAAAAAACTTGAGGATATCCGGGGAAAACGATTCATGACGGTTAAATTTTCTTCCTTTGGAGGGGGACAGATGGCCTGGAGACTCCTGCTTAAAAACAACATTGATCCCCAGAAGGAAACCGCAGCCTTCCTGGAAGCCGGAACCCATGATCTTGTTGTACGAGCTGTAGAGAGTGGAAGAGTTGATGTTGGAACAGTGCGAACTGACACTCTGGAACGGATGCAGAGTGAAGGTAAAATTCAGATAAATGAATTCCATATCATTCATCCAATAGCAGATGATTTCCCTTTTGTACGCAGCACTCGGCTTTACCCTGAATGGCCTATGGCGGCAATGGCACACACAACCACGGAACTCTCGGACAGAGTTGCGGCGGCCCTGCAGAAAATTCAGCCGGATTCGCCAGCGGCACGAGCTGCCAGTATCATGGGCTGGACAGCTCCATCGGACTACAGCAGCGTACGGGACTGCCTAGAAACAATCAAATACAGTATTTTTGTTCCCTGA
- the ubiE gene encoding bifunctional demethylmenaquinone methyltransferase/2-methoxy-6-polyprenyl-1,4-benzoquinol methylase UbiE, with product MGKGPGVQKMFDDIAPNYDLMNRVMTMGQDQRWRRFVVKKAGDPGSGMALDLATGTGDIVALMERQYPGGQYVGADFSLNMLREAKKRFSGQAIDWQASDANNLPYGDNSFESVTFGYLLRNVDDSLVVLKEIYRVLKPGGRVVCLDTTPPEKNILYPFIRFYFRFGIPLLGRFIASDEAAYSYLTGSTMGFHKAEELADIFRTAGFRGVDYKKFMMGTIGIHWGKK from the coding sequence GTGGGTAAAGGTCCTGGTGTACAGAAGATGTTTGATGATATTGCACCAAATTATGATCTGATGAATCGGGTTATGACCATGGGGCAGGATCAGCGATGGCGTCGTTTTGTGGTGAAAAAAGCAGGTGATCCCGGATCGGGAATGGCCCTTGATCTTGCCACCGGAACCGGGGATATTGTGGCTCTTATGGAAAGACAATACCCTGGCGGGCAGTATGTTGGTGCCGATTTTTCACTCAATATGTTGCGTGAGGCCAAAAAAAGATTTTCCGGTCAGGCCATTGACTGGCAGGCCAGTGATGCAAACAATCTCCCCTATGGGGATAATAGCTTTGAATCTGTGACCTTTGGATATCTGTTGAGAAACGTGGATGACAGCCTTGTTGTGTTAAAAGAAATATACCGGGTATTGAAACCTGGTGGAAGGGTCGTCTGCCTTGATACCACTCCACCTGAGAAAAATATTCTCTACCCTTTTATTCGCTTTTATTTTCGTTTCGGTATTCCCTTACTTGGACGTTTTATTGCCAGTGATGAGGCTGCTTACAGTTATCTCACCGGATCGACAATGGGTTTTCATAAGGCAGAGGAGCTTGCCGATATTTTCAGGACGGCTGGGTTTAGAGGTGTGGATTATAAGAAGTTTATGATGGGGACCATTGGAATCCATTGGGGAAAAAAATAA
- the rsmG gene encoding 16S rRNA (guanine(527)-N(7))-methyltransferase RsmG — protein MVKEDFDFSEGLREGCYAIGLPELDADALSRLFVYFKELKHWSRKINLIAKKATDREILEKHFLDSLTLLPLLEGDSAHLLDIGTGAGFPGLVCKAARPDLQLTLVEPRQKRVAFLSHIARTLQLTELSILNCRVENESVLPSDGGYTYITSRAVTEVKMFLDMSSRFIQPGVKVICMKGPKWQEELAVWKETAFPVRFLLYSQVEYILPYSEASRNLLVFVPVATEGNSQDRT, from the coding sequence ATGGTGAAAGAGGATTTTGATTTCAGCGAAGGTTTGCGTGAAGGATGTTATGCCATTGGTCTCCCGGAGCTTGACGCGGATGCTTTGAGCAGGCTCTTTGTCTATTTCAAAGAGTTGAAGCACTGGAGTAGAAAAATTAATCTTATTGCCAAAAAGGCAACGGACAGGGAAATTCTTGAAAAACATTTCCTCGATTCCCTCACTCTTCTGCCTCTGCTTGAAGGGGACAGTGCGCATTTGCTTGATATTGGTACCGGGGCTGGTTTTCCAGGACTTGTCTGTAAGGCTGCCAGGCCCGATTTGCAGCTTACCCTTGTTGAGCCTCGTCAAAAACGAGTTGCCTTCCTTTCTCATATAGCAAGAACTCTGCAACTAACAGAGCTTTCTATTCTGAATTGTCGGGTTGAAAATGAATCCGTATTACCATCGGATGGTGGCTACACGTATATTACCAGTCGCGCTGTAACCGAAGTAAAGATGTTTCTGGATATGAGTAGCCGCTTTATCCAACCCGGAGTGAAGGTTATCTGCATGAAAGGGCCAAAATGGCAGGAAGAGCTGGCTGTCTGGAAGGAGACAGCCTTTCCCGTCAGATTTTTACTGTATTCCCAGGTTGAATATATTCTTCCCTACTCCGAAGCAAGCCGAAATCTTCTGGTTTTTGTCCCCGTTGCGACTGAAGGGAACTCTCAAGACAGAACTTGA
- a CDS encoding hybrid sensor histidine kinase/response regulator, which yields MKEHNQGNKNDRLGIRHSLGARFSLHIFLTLIIVNFFSVLYIYKTEQKNNIHDLRNQAEVIGSFIASSVPQHILNYDFISLDTTLHEAMQLKGLHYTAIIAENEVYIAARVSPLWSKDTQATESLFPSFEKQLSTIQLLRRTSLDHIDISTPIIFGDAYLGRVIVGLSLDISKKKTEDFLAILLIVNAIVAFFVAAGVYLFFWKTTLQPIYHLIDGAKRVAHGNYNEPVALAGSDEIGLLTNSFNTMMSARKLAEEDIRKSRKDWERLFNAVDDVVTIQDSNMRILQANDAAGRLLDKDPNELIGMYCYNIFREEVNGICHGCPTIQCLEDHQHHHADIKYPELKKIFHVSAFPIHDEELGWIGIAHIARDITDQKKLEAQYRQAQKMEAIGTLAGGIAHDFNNILTPIFGYAQLIKLDAPSGSQLEKNIDRVLHSSELAQKLVRQILTFSRERQHEMDAVQLQPIIKESMKLLRASIPTTIEFKIALDEKCGNVLVDPTQIHQIIMNICTNAYHAMESTGGTLGVTLRQVYLDKMTAPLKGNLSPGDYVMLQISDTGCGMDEATRDRIFEPFFTTKTEGKGTGMGLSVVHGIIKEYAGAILVYSEPDEGTTFTIYFPVIDQTAPPVIQSPKKDTANTLPAGKEHILVVDDEELIVDLERGLLEGLGYRVTSFTKSEQALQALQDTPKAFDLVITDMTMPKITGIQLAEELVAIRPDLPVVLCTGHSRITIEEIQNCSAITSYLPKPIDLFRLTEVIREVLDRKKQGASTRLSFAKKHSTTVKK from the coding sequence TTGAAGGAGCACAACCAAGGCAACAAAAATGACCGTTTAGGTATTCGCCATTCCCTTGGAGCCCGATTTTCTCTCCACATCTTCCTTACCCTGATTATTGTTAATTTTTTCAGCGTGTTATACATATACAAAACAGAACAAAAGAACAACATTCATGATCTCCGAAATCAGGCTGAGGTTATAGGCAGCTTCATCGCCTCCTCTGTCCCCCAGCATATCCTGAACTATGACTTCATATCACTCGACACGACACTGCACGAAGCAATGCAGTTAAAAGGTCTCCACTACACAGCAATTATAGCAGAAAATGAAGTTTATATTGCAGCCAGAGTTTCCCCTTTATGGAGCAAGGACACGCAGGCGACTGAATCCCTTTTCCCAAGCTTTGAAAAACAACTCAGTACGATTCAACTCCTGCGACGAACAAGCCTGGACCATATTGACATTTCAACACCTATTATCTTTGGTGACGCTTATCTAGGGCGGGTTATTGTTGGATTATCCCTTGATATCAGTAAAAAAAAGACAGAAGATTTCCTGGCAATTCTTCTCATAGTCAACGCAATAGTCGCCTTTTTTGTTGCCGCTGGAGTATATCTGTTCTTCTGGAAAACCACATTACAGCCAATCTATCATTTGATAGATGGAGCAAAGCGGGTGGCCCATGGAAACTACAATGAACCTGTTGCCCTCGCCGGATCGGATGAAATCGGCCTGCTGACCAATTCATTTAACACCATGATGTCGGCACGAAAACTTGCAGAAGAGGACATACGAAAAAGTCGTAAGGACTGGGAACGACTTTTTAATGCAGTCGATGATGTGGTCACCATTCAGGATAGCAACATGCGCATTCTGCAGGCAAATGATGCAGCGGGCAGATTACTGGACAAAGACCCAAACGAGCTCATCGGGATGTACTGTTATAACATCTTCCGTGAAGAGGTGAATGGAATCTGTCATGGATGCCCCACAATTCAATGTCTGGAGGATCATCAACACCATCATGCAGACATTAAATACCCAGAACTGAAGAAAATTTTCCATGTCTCGGCTTTTCCGATTCATGACGAAGAGCTGGGATGGATTGGCATTGCCCATATTGCCCGTGACATAACAGATCAAAAAAAGCTTGAGGCCCAATACCGACAAGCCCAGAAAATGGAAGCCATTGGCACTCTTGCCGGTGGTATCGCCCACGACTTCAACAATATCCTCACTCCGATCTTTGGCTATGCACAACTCATCAAATTAGATGCCCCATCAGGTAGCCAACTGGAAAAAAACATCGATCGCGTTCTCCATTCCTCCGAGCTGGCCCAGAAACTGGTGAGACAGATCCTCACATTTAGCCGGGAGCGTCAACATGAAATGGACGCTGTACAGCTGCAACCAATCATAAAAGAATCCATGAAACTGTTGCGAGCCTCCATCCCGACAACCATCGAATTCAAAATAGCTCTGGATGAAAAGTGTGGCAATGTTCTGGTCGACCCCACCCAGATTCATCAAATCATAATGAATATCTGCACTAACGCCTATCATGCTATGGAGTCTACAGGGGGAACTCTTGGAGTTACCTTAAGGCAGGTATACCTTGATAAGATGACTGCCCCCCTCAAAGGAAATCTCTCACCGGGCGACTATGTAATGCTTCAAATAAGTGACACAGGGTGTGGCATGGACGAGGCGACCCGAGACAGAATTTTCGAACCATTCTTTACCACAAAAACAGAGGGCAAAGGGACTGGCATGGGGTTATCCGTGGTTCATGGAATTATCAAGGAATACGCGGGCGCCATCCTTGTCTATAGCGAACCTGACGAAGGAACCACTTTCACCATATATTTCCCGGTAATCGATCAAACTGCTCCTCCTGTAATCCAATCGCCCAAAAAAGATACCGCCAATACCCTCCCCGCTGGTAAAGAACACATTCTGGTAGTCGACGACGAAGAGCTTATTGTTGACCTGGAACGAGGGTTATTAGAGGGACTGGGATACCGGGTTACTTCCTTTACTAAAAGTGAACAGGCCCTGCAAGCACTCCAGGATACTCCCAAAGCCTTTGACCTGGTGATTACAGACATGACCATGCCCAAAATCACAGGAATACAACTTGCTGAAGAGTTGGTGGCTATCCGCCCAGACTTACCAGTTGTACTCTGCACGGGACATAGCCGCATCACAATAGAAGAAATTCAAAATTGTTCTGCGATAACAAGCTATCTACCCAAACCGATCGACCTGTTTCGGCTAACCGAAGTCATCCGCGAGGTTCTTGATAGAAAAAAACAGGGGGCTTCCACCCGGCTATCATTTGCCAAAAAGCACTCTACCACAGTGAAAAAATGA
- the asnS gene encoding asparagine--tRNA ligase: protein MDRRIKTILRAGITDELVTVRGWIRTRRDTGSFSFLEVNDGSSLANIQVIADKTLENYDREIIRLSAGCSVIVTGLLQKSPAKGQDVELNAESVEVLGWADPDTYPLQKKRHSLEFLRTISHLRPRTNALGAVTRVRSRLSFAINTFFQEREFVQVHTPVITTSDCEGAGEMFQVHATGEKDKNNKPFFGSQAGLTVSGQLQAEVYALALGQVYTFGPTFRAENSNTSRHLAEFWMLEPEMAFCDLACNMKLATDLLKYVLRDVLENCSEDLALFNSFIEKGLLQKLQDVVEKDFVHITYSAAVEKLSSLKDIFDFPVQWGIDLQSEHERYLTEKVYKCPVIVTDYPAGIKPFYMRLSDDGKTVAAMDILVPGIGELVGGSQREERLDVLTRRMVEAGIDIKEYDWYLDLRRYGTVPHAGFGLGFERLVQFVTGMSNIREAIPFPRTPGFAPC from the coding sequence ATGGATAGACGAATTAAAACAATCCTTAGAGCAGGAATAACCGATGAGCTGGTAACAGTACGGGGGTGGATACGGACCCGGCGTGATACCGGTTCCTTTTCCTTTCTTGAAGTGAATGATGGCTCAAGTCTGGCAAACATCCAGGTCATAGCAGATAAAACACTTGAGAATTATGATCGGGAGATAATTAGGCTCAGTGCCGGTTGTAGCGTTATTGTAACGGGGCTGTTGCAGAAATCTCCAGCGAAGGGGCAGGATGTGGAGCTGAATGCCGAGTCCGTTGAGGTGCTGGGCTGGGCGGATCCGGATACCTATCCTTTGCAGAAGAAGCGCCATTCACTGGAATTCTTAAGAACCATCAGTCACCTGAGGCCTCGAACCAACGCCCTTGGTGCGGTGACCCGGGTACGTTCCCGACTCTCCTTTGCCATAAATACCTTTTTTCAGGAACGGGAGTTTGTTCAGGTTCACACACCTGTGATCACCACAAGTGATTGTGAAGGTGCGGGTGAGATGTTTCAGGTTCATGCCACGGGTGAAAAAGACAAGAATAATAAGCCATTTTTTGGTTCTCAGGCAGGACTCACCGTGAGTGGTCAGCTGCAGGCTGAGGTGTATGCTCTGGCTCTTGGCCAGGTGTATACATTTGGGCCCACTTTCAGAGCAGAAAATTCCAATACCAGTCGCCACCTCGCGGAATTCTGGATGCTGGAGCCGGAGATGGCTTTCTGTGATCTTGCCTGTAATATGAAACTGGCAACGGATCTGCTCAAATATGTGTTGCGAGACGTATTGGAAAACTGTTCCGAGGATCTGGCCCTGTTCAATTCATTTATTGAAAAGGGACTGCTGCAGAAGTTACAGGATGTGGTGGAGAAGGATTTTGTCCATATCACTTACAGCGCGGCTGTTGAAAAACTCAGCAGCTTGAAAGACATTTTCGATTTTCCAGTGCAATGGGGCATTGATCTGCAGTCGGAACATGAGCGCTATCTTACTGAAAAAGTGTATAAGTGTCCGGTTATTGTGACCGACTATCCGGCAGGTATCAAGCCATTTTATATGCGGCTTAGTGATGATGGAAAAACCGTGGCTGCTATGGACATTCTGGTCCCTGGAATCGGTGAACTTGTCGGTGGATCCCAGCGCGAAGAACGGCTTGATGTTCTCACCCGACGAATGGTCGAGGCTGGTATCGACATAAAGGAATATGACTGGTATCTTGATCTCAGGCGTTATGGTACGGTACCTCATGCAGGATTTGGGCTTGGATTTGAGAGGCTTGTTCAGTTTGTAACCGGGATGAGTAATATCCGTGAGGCTATTCCTTTCCCGAGAACGCCCGGGTTTGCGCCATGCTAA
- the hisD gene encoding histidinol dehydrogenase, giving the protein MLIKPLTTKSPEGEKCLQSLLSRFQPADNSCRDLVADIISQVKSRGDEAVLEYTRKFDAPDLTLEKLQVSTAELKEAYDLVDDAFLATLTKAIERIQIFHEREMEDSWMQTRENGTIVGRMVRPVDAAGLYVPGGQGGSTPLVSSVLMNGIPAGIAGVNQRIMLTPPNKEGKISPHLLVAAQEIGIVDIFKAGSAWGIAALAHGTQTIPAVDVIVGPGNQFVTEAKSQVSGMLRIDMIAGPSEVLIVADASAKAAHIAADMLAQAEHDPMALAIVVTTEEQLAVEVLTELDRQLGGLSRAEIATRSITDRGVILIAEDLEEAIAIANDIAIEHLELMVDDPWKILPRIRHAGAIFLGHHTPEAAGDYIAGPNHVLPTMGTAKFSSALGVETFLKKSSIISYSEEALREDGDHIRLLANLEGLTAHAASVTERLKDR; this is encoded by the coding sequence ATGTTGATAAAACCATTAACAACCAAAAGTCCCGAGGGTGAGAAGTGTCTTCAGTCTCTCCTGTCCAGGTTTCAGCCGGCAGATAACAGCTGCCGTGATCTTGTTGCCGACATCATTTCACAGGTGAAGAGCCGAGGTGACGAGGCGGTTCTCGAATATACACGGAAATTTGATGCCCCGGATCTCACGTTGGAGAAATTACAGGTCTCAACTGCAGAACTGAAGGAGGCCTACGATCTTGTTGACGATGCGTTTCTTGCAACTCTGACGAAAGCCATTGAACGAATTCAGATTTTTCATGAAAGGGAAATGGAAGATTCCTGGATGCAGACCCGTGAAAACGGAACCATTGTCGGACGTATGGTGCGCCCTGTTGATGCTGCAGGACTCTATGTTCCCGGTGGTCAGGGGGGCTCGACACCTCTAGTCTCTTCCGTTCTTATGAATGGTATCCCTGCTGGAATTGCCGGAGTAAACCAGCGGATAATGCTTACCCCACCAAATAAAGAGGGTAAAATAAGTCCTCACCTGCTGGTGGCGGCACAGGAGATAGGCATTGTAGATATATTCAAGGCAGGATCGGCATGGGGCATTGCAGCTCTAGCTCATGGTACCCAGACGATCCCTGCGGTTGATGTTATTGTCGGACCAGGCAACCAGTTTGTGACTGAGGCCAAATCTCAGGTTTCAGGGATGCTGCGTATTGATATGATTGCCGGGCCATCTGAAGTTCTGATTGTGGCTGATGCAAGTGCCAAAGCTGCCCATATTGCAGCCGACATGCTGGCTCAGGCGGAGCATGACCCCATGGCTCTTGCCATAGTAGTCACCACTGAAGAGCAACTGGCAGTGGAAGTTCTTACTGAGCTTGATCGTCAGCTTGGAGGACTCAGCCGTGCAGAAATTGCCACCAGATCAATTACAGATCGCGGCGTGATTCTTATTGCAGAAGACCTGGAAGAGGCTATCGCCATTGCCAATGATATCGCCATTGAGCACCTGGAGCTGATGGTTGATGATCCCTGGAAGATTCTGCCACGGATTCGTCACGCAGGGGCAATCTTTTTAGGGCACCACACCCCCGAGGCAGCAGGAGATTATATTGCCGGCCCTAATCATGTACTGCCTACCATGGGAACGGCGAAATTTTCTTCAGCACTCGGTGTCGAGACCTTTCTCAAGAAGAGCTCCATTATCAGCTATTCGGAGGAGGCCCTTAGGGAAGACGGAGATCATATTCGACTCCTTGCCAACCTGGAAGGTTTGACTGCTCATGCGGCCTCTGTCACCGAGCGTCTCAAAGACAGATAA
- a CDS encoding tRNA 2-thiocytidine(32) synthetase TtcA: MLSAQTNKRIGQAMCDYSMLDDGDHVLVAVSGGIDSLVLLWLLQYWQKKAPVSYELHAVHIDMDIWSPEMAEPSPLLSLAQQMRLIGLELHVEKSLPLAGELRSCFSCSKLRRKQLFDLASRFKCNKIAFGHHRDDLLETLFLNMFYSGNISTMVPRQDLFEGRLAVIRPLAYIEKQEVVKIAEDVGLCAVGNFCPLAGDTRREEIQNMLESIYARIPGAKASLFASMKNVREGYML, encoded by the coding sequence ATGTTATCGGCACAAACAAATAAGCGGATTGGTCAGGCCATGTGTGATTATTCCATGTTGGATGATGGCGATCATGTCCTGGTTGCAGTTTCCGGTGGCATAGACAGCCTGGTATTATTGTGGCTGTTGCAATACTGGCAGAAAAAGGCCCCCGTCAGCTATGAACTTCATGCCGTACATATTGATATGGATATCTGGTCTCCAGAAATGGCAGAACCAAGTCCGCTGCTATCTCTTGCACAACAGATGCGATTGATAGGGTTGGAGCTGCATGTCGAAAAGAGCTTGCCTTTGGCTGGAGAGTTGCGAAGCTGTTTCAGTTGTTCGAAATTACGACGTAAACAGCTTTTTGATCTTGCCAGTCGTTTCAAATGTAATAAGATTGCCTTCGGTCATCATAGGGATGATTTACTTGAAACCCTTTTTTTGAATATGTTTTATAGTGGCAATATCTCCACCATGGTCCCCAGGCAGGATCTGTTTGAGGGAAGGCTTGCTGTGATCCGCCCTCTTGCCTACATCGAAAAACAGGAGGTTGTAAAGATAGCAGAGGATGTTGGCCTGTGTGCCGTCGGCAATTTTTGTCCTCTTGCTGGAGATACCAGGCGGGAGGAGATACAGAATATGCTGGAGAGTATCTACGCTCGAATTCCGGGAGCCAAAGCCTCACTGTTTGCATCTATGAAAAATGTACGCGAAGGATATATGCTGTGA
- a CDS encoding PQQ-binding-like beta-propeller repeat protein has protein sequence MRKLFLLVCFVSFVLSACSSFYDEETKQLGPLPEISCVAVLPTAIPVAYGDMHTAAAIEAIRDGSTFLDSVMADELGGRPEFRLLTENQLDAILGNPWGGVLQQVRDIGQATGCGAVLETTLSKYRERVGNTMSAEISAAAAFSMELIAVESGTVLWVASFDESQKALSEDIFSFNKAQKRGFRWLSVQELSRDGLKSRLEDFPYFQKAVGE, from the coding sequence GTGAGAAAACTGTTCTTGTTGGTATGTTTTGTATCCTTTGTCTTGTCTGCCTGTTCTTCTTTTTACGATGAAGAAACCAAACAACTTGGTCCTTTGCCCGAGATCAGCTGCGTCGCAGTGCTACCCACCGCGATACCAGTTGCCTATGGTGATATGCATACTGCTGCAGCCATAGAGGCTATTCGTGATGGTTCCACGTTTCTTGACTCAGTTATGGCAGATGAGCTTGGTGGGCGTCCTGAGTTCAGGTTGCTTACCGAGAACCAGCTTGATGCGATTCTTGGCAACCCCTGGGGAGGCGTGCTGCAGCAGGTGCGTGATATAGGGCAGGCTACCGGGTGTGGTGCCGTACTTGAGACCACTCTCAGTAAGTACCGTGAGCGTGTGGGAAATACGATGTCTGCTGAAATTTCTGCTGCAGCAGCATTTTCCATGGAATTGATTGCTGTTGAAAGTGGAACTGTTCTCTGGGTGGCTTCTTTTGATGAGAGCCAGAAGGCTTTGTCTGAGGATATTTTTTCCTTTAATAAGGCTCAGAAACGTGGCTTCAGGTGGCTCTCTGTTCAAGAGTTGAGTCGTGATGGCTTAAAGAGTCGTCTGGAAGATTTTCCCTATTTTCAGAAGGCTGTTGGCGAGTAG